The Brevibacillus humidisoli DNA segment GCGATCGCCGGGGCTGTTGGGTTTGTTGGCCTGATCGCCCCACACATTGCGCGCAAGCTGGTAGGACCGTCGTTTGGCGGTATGCTGCCGGTTTCCGCCTTGACTGGAGCACTTATCGTCATGCTGGCGGATCTTGTCGCCAGAACAGCCTTTTCGCCGCTTGATATTCCGGTTGGTGTGTTTACGGCGGCAGTAGGGGCGCCATTTTTCATCTATTTACTCTACCGGACCCGCAAACAGTAAAGAGGGGAGATCCAGCACAATGAAGGGATTGGAAGCAAGAGAGTTGACGTTGTCGTATGACGACACCGTGATCATTGACAAGTTAGATTTACAGATCCCCAAACAAAAGATTACCGTATTCATCGGAAGCAACGGCTGCGGCAAATCAACTCTGCTCCGTTCACTTGCTCGTCTGCTGAAACCGGCAGAGGGATGCGTGCTGATCGATGGGGAACAGATTACCAAGCTGTCTACCCGGGAAGTGGCGAAGCGCCTGGCGATTCTTCCCCAAGGCCCGACAGCTCCAGAAGGATTGACCGTTCTCCAGTTGGTCAAGCAGGGGAGATACCCTTACCAGAGCTGGCTGCAGCAGTGGTCGAAGCGAGATGAAGAGGCTGTGATGAAGGCGCTGGAAGCGACGCAGATGACTCCATTTGCCGATCGGCCGGTCGACTCGCTCTCCGGAGGACAACGGCAGCGGGCGTGGATTGCGATGACGCTGGCTCAGGAGACGGAAACCATATTACTCGATGAGCCGACCACCTATCTCGACATGACCCATCAGATCGAGATTCTCGATCTGTTGTATGAGCTGAATCAAACCGAGCAGCGAACGATCGTCATGGTGCTGCATGATCTGAATCTGGCCTGCCGTTACGCCGACCATATCGTCGCTGTTCATAATCGGTCGGTCTACGCCCAGGGAGCGCCAGAACAGATCTTCACGGAAGAGATGGTCCGCGATGTGTTTCAACTGGAATGTCAAATCGCCACCGACCCCCTATATGGGACGCCGATGTGCATCCCTTACAGCAAAGGAAGAAATGTTCGTATCCGATCCTTGACGGGAGTAGGTGTGTGACGCCAATCCCCATGTATGGGGGAGAAGGGAGATCATGTGCATGGAGTTGTGGGAAGCGCTCAAGGGGCGGCGCTCGATCGGCAAAGTAAAGCTAGACGTCCCTCCTCGTGAATGCATTGAGAAGATATTGGAAGCGGCTACCTGGGCGCCCAGTCACCATCAAACACAGCCTTGGAAGTTTTTTGTCCTGCAGGGAAGGGCGCGCCAACGCTTGGGAGAAGAGATGGCTCGGATTGCGATGGGCAAGATAGCGGATCAAGAGACGGAAGACGTCCGGGCCAAGATCGAAAAACTGAAGTCCAAACCACTGCGGGCACCTGTGGTGATCGCCGTCGCCGTCACTCCGTCCGAGCAGGAGAAAGTGGTCGAAATCGAAGAGATTGAGGCTGTCGCATGTGCCGTGCAAAATATGATGCTGGCGGCTCACGAACTGGGGCTGGGTACGATCTGGCGAACGGGCAGCATCACCTATGAACCAGATTTGAAACCATTTTTCGGCTTGGGCGAACGCGATCGACTGCTCGGTTTCGTCTACGTCGGATATCCTGATCTGCCGCAGCGGGAGTCAGTGGGAAGGCCCTTTACGGAGAAAACAGTTTGGTATGATGAATGAAAAAGCGGCTATTCCTGCTTAGGAATGGTCGTTTTTTTTAAAACCCATGGAACCGCAAGCATGCTGTTTGCTGTTTACATGATCATGGTGGGGTGAACCCTCCCTTTAGTGAAAAATAAGCTGACACCTGTTGCATGGCAGGTGCCAGCTTGCGATCGCAGCACTGAGGTTTACTAAATCTACCTTGCGGCTGCTTCCATGCTAGTTGGTGATTTTATACACATCTTCTTGATAAGCTTTTTGTACTTCGTTTTCAGAGACAGGGCTTTGTTCTTTTTCCAGCAGCACGGCCTGGTCCGCTTGGTCCCAGCCCACCTTGTAGCCGAGCGTCTCAGCTACTTTTCTCACCGGCAGGAACACATCTCCATTTACTGTCGTCTCCAGCTTCGCAAAACGGTTGGATTCGATCCCTAATGCTAGTTCCAACTGAGCAGCAGCGGCCCAGACGGTACCATCCTGGAGAACCAATTGTCCTTCCGCAAACGGATAACGTGCTCCGTTCACTTTCAGTTGAAGCTCGCTCGGATTCCATAGTGCGGGCGCGTCCGGTTCTGGTTGGACAAAAGAGACGGCGTCTACGCCAAGTACCGTTCCTTCCCTGGTATTGTCCGCGCCACCGTACATCTTGCCCGTTTCGTAGTCGAACAGCACGGCCTGCACGTTTCCGATGTCTTGCGGCTGTTCTTCAAACACGTGACCTCTGGACATCAGATCGAGAATCACGTCTTGCTCAATCCCTGCTTCCCAGCGTACATTTGGATAGCTGCTGGAATAGATGCGCGGCGTTTCGATCGCTTTCTGGATCGGCAGTTTATGATCAATCACATTGATGATCGTCTGCGCAACGGATGTGATAATCGTCGGTCCTCCCGGCGAGCCGACCGCCATAAACGGCTGGCCGTCTTTGAGCGCCATGGTTGGCGACATGCTGCTTCGCGGCCGCTTTCCAGGCTCTACCTGATTGACCCCGCCTGGCTCAGCATCAAAATCGGTCATTTCGTTGTTCAACATAAAGCCGTAGCCTGGAACCATGATCCCGGTACCAAACACTTGCTCGATCGTCGTGGTGTAGGAAACCATGTTGCCCCATTGGTCGATCACCGAAAAGTGCGTCGTCTGTCCAATCGGATTTTCCTCTTGTACAGACGCCCGTTTTTTCTTGTTCTCGCCGTCAGGTTCATACTTCCATGGGTCGCCCGCTTGTACGTTGGCATTGGCGATGCGGGGGTGGATCAGCTCTTGCCTTTGCTTGATGTATTCGTCGTCAATCAGCCCTGTTTTCGGTACCGGATAGAAATCTTCATCCGCCATGTACATCGCCCGATCAGCGTAAGCGAGGTGCATCGCTTCGATCAGACGGTGCAGGTACTCAGGTGAATTGACACCCATCTTTTCAACATTGTAGCCTTCCATCAGTTTCAAGATTTGCAGGACGGTCAAGCCGCCGGAGCTTGGCGGAGACATGGAAACCACTTCATAGCCGCGATACATGCCGCGAACCGGTTCGCGTTCTTTGACCTGGTACTGCTGCAGATCATCCGTGGTCATCACGCCGCCCCGTTTTTGCACTTCCGCGACCAACGCTTCTCCAATCTCTCCATTGTACAGTGCATCGGACCCTTTTTCCTTGATCAGCGAGAAAGTCTTCGCCAGATCGGGCTGAACCAGCAGATCCCCTTCTTGAAGCGGTTTGCCGTCTGGAATGAAGACTTCAGCAGCCGTTCCGTACTGCTGCAGTTTCTCGATATTTTCGGCGATGTACTGCTCCATCGACCAGTTTACCTTGAACCCGTCTCTGGCATATGTAATCGCTGGATCAATCACCTGGGATAACGGCATCGTACCGTACTGTTCCAGAGCGTATTCTACGCCTTTCAAGGTGCCGGGAACACCTACCGCATTTCCACTGGTATGACGTTGGAACCAGGGAATCGGTTTGCCGTTTTCGTCGAGGAATAGATCGGGCGTGGCCTTTTGCGGCGCCATCTCGCGACTGTCGATCACTTTGATCTCGTTTTTCTCTTTGAGATAGATCATCATGAACCCGCCACCGCCGATTCCTGACATCATCGGCTCAACCACGTTGAGGGCCAATTGAATCCCGGCAGCCGCGTCGACCGCATTCCCGCCTTCCGCGAGAATCGTTTTGCCAACCTCTGCCGCCAATGGATGTGAGACGGCGACAATTCCTTTTGCTGCACTCGGCATCTCTTCAGATACGCCGGGCACAGCAGCAAACACAGGCGTGATGGAAGCAAACACCAACAACAAAGCACTGATCAGATGAAACCATCGATTCAATGAACATTCCCCCTTTTTCATCTTGTTGCTACATTGTAGTGGAATGACTATGGAAACATACGGGAAACTACAAGATTTCGCTAAAAATAATCTGTATATTTAGATTTTTCTTTCGAGTAACGCTGTCGGATGCGAGAACGGATCTTAGGAAACCAAGCAATCTGTTCGTTTACCATATAAAGGAAGGGTGATTTTTTAATAGTTGGTGTTTTTTTTCATAAAATTTGCGTAAAATCCATAAGGTTTTTCGCCACAGGCGATCTGACCCAATCCGTTTCCGTGAAAGGAAAGGATGAAGTGGCCCAACTGGCTTCCGAGTTTAACCGCACGATCGGGACGTTGAAACAACTGGTGCAAGGCGTCACCGGTGCCTCTGAACGCGTGAACGGGTTTACCCGAGAGCTGGCGGTCGGCATTGACCAGACGAACCTGGCCGCGCAAACCATTACCCGTTCGATTGAAGAGGTGACCAATGGCGTGGAGGTACAGGTACGAAGCGCCGAAGAGACGTCCAGGGCGATTGAGGAAATGTCGGTCGGCATTCAGCGGATCGCCGAGACATCCTCGTCCGTCTCCAGTGCATCGCTGGATGCGGCCAAAGAAGCGGAACAAGGCGGTGTCTGGATCGATAAAGCGGTACAGCAGATGAACAAGATCAATAACGCCACGGACCGCGTAGCTGGGGCGATTCATCGTCTGGGCGATCGTTCCGAGGCGATCGGGCTGATCCTGGAGACCATCTCCGAACTGGCCGCCCAGATTAACCTGCTTGCGCTGAACGCGGCGATTGAAGCGGCTCGGGCCGGAGAGCACGGCAGAGGGTTTGCGGTCGTGGCGGATGAAGTGCGCAAGCTGGCGGAACAGTCCGATGATTCGACTCGTCAAATCGCCAAGTTGATTACGGAGATCCGCGATGATATGGGTCATGCGGTAGGAGTCATGACCGAAGGGGAGCAGGATGTGAAGGCGGGAATTGACCTGATCGAAGAACTGCGTCAAGGTTTTGCCAATATCCTGTCATCCGTCCAGTATGTAGCCAGCCAAATCGAAGAGGTGTCGGCAGCGGCGGAACAGATGTCGGCAGGCTCTGAAGAAGTGACTGCCTCGGTGCAAGAGATGACGCGGATTGCCGTCAATTCGGCTGACAGTACCCGGGAAGTGGCGGCCGCAGCCCAGCAGCAATTGGCTTCCATGCAGCAGATCTCGGTCTCGATCCAATCCTTGGGCAGTGTCGTCGAAGAATTGGAGCAGGCTGTCCGTCGATTTAAGATGTAGTAGATTTCATCCGAAAACAATAGAGAGACATCCAGATATCCAAGAAAGGAGTGAGTGTTTTGAAAAGGAGAAACAAGGTATTGGCAGTTGCCGCATTGGCAGTCACGTTGCTCGCAGGGAATCTGTTCACCCCGTCGATCTCAGCGGAAGGGACACCGGTCCCCATAGAGGATGCGAGTGCTGCACAGGTCTCCAAGGAGGCGGCGAGTGCTGCACAGGTCGATCTGGCCGCAGCGAACAGCGGTGTGATGGTACCTGTTGAAGCAGTTAGCCAAGCGTTGGGCCAAACCGTCACCTGGGATCCGAAAACAAAAGAAGTAAACATCCAATCCCGCCTGGACAAGATTATCGAACAAGGCTATATCCGGATTGGTACGACAGGTGACTACAAACCGTTTACCTACCTCAACCCTGAGACAAACGAGTTTGAGGGCTACGACATTGACGCTGCCAAACTGCTGGCCAAGAACTTGGGCGTGGAAGCAAGGTTCGTGCAAACATCTTGGCCGACGTTGATGGAAGACCTGCTCGCGGACAAGTTTGATATCGCAGTGGGCGGGATTACCCGCAATGTGGAACGGCAGAAGAAAGCTCATCTCTCCCAAGCGTATATCAGTTTCGGCAAATCTCCGTTGATTCGCTTGGCAGACAAAGACCGCTTCAAAAGCCTGGCCGATATCGACCAGCCAGACGTCAAGATCGGGCTGAATCCCGGTGGGACCAATGAAAAGTTTGTTCGCGCCAACATCAAAAACGCAGAGATCATCATGGTC contains these protein-coding regions:
- a CDS encoding methyl-accepting chemotaxis protein, giving the protein MKGKDEVAQLASEFNRTIGTLKQLVQGVTGASERVNGFTRELAVGIDQTNLAAQTITRSIEEVTNGVEVQVRSAEETSRAIEEMSVGIQRIAETSSSVSSASLDAAKEAEQGGVWIDKAVQQMNKINNATDRVAGAIHRLGDRSEAIGLILETISELAAQINLLALNAAIEAARAGEHGRGFAVVADEVRKLAEQSDDSTRQIAKLITEIRDDMGHAVGVMTEGEQDVKAGIDLIEELRQGFANILSSVQYVASQIEEVSAAAEQMSAGSEEVTASVQEMTRIAVNSADSTREVAAAAQQQLASMQQISVSIQSLGSVVEELEQAVRRFKM
- a CDS encoding transporter substrate-binding domain-containing protein, with the protein product MKRRNKVLAVAALAVTLLAGNLFTPSISAEGTPVPIEDASAAQVSKEAASAAQVDLAAANSGVMVPVEAVSQALGQTVTWDPKTKEVNIQSRLDKIIEQGYIRIGTTGDYKPFTYLNPETNEFEGYDIDAAKLLAKNLGVEARFVQTSWPTLMEDLLADKFDIAVGGITRNVERQKKAHLSQAYISFGKSPLIRLADKDRFKSLADIDQPDVKIGLNPGGTNEKFVRANIKNAEIIMVENNLEIPHMVAAGEVDVMITDNIEAMLYAKEDERLYAALTDQTFTVDEKGYLMHRGDLVFENWIELWMDEMKLKGEFDKLYKKWIE
- a CDS encoding ABC transporter ATP-binding protein, with translation MKGLEARELTLSYDDTVIIDKLDLQIPKQKITVFIGSNGCGKSTLLRSLARLLKPAEGCVLIDGEQITKLSTREVAKRLAILPQGPTAPEGLTVLQLVKQGRYPYQSWLQQWSKRDEEAVMKALEATQMTPFADRPVDSLSGGQRQRAWIAMTLAQETETILLDEPTTYLDMTHQIEILDLLYELNQTEQRTIVMVLHDLNLACRYADHIVAVHNRSVYAQGAPEQIFTEEMVRDVFQLECQIATDPLYGTPMCIPYSKGRNVRIRSLTGVGV
- the ggt gene encoding gamma-glutamyltransferase; the protein is MKKGECSLNRWFHLISALLLVFASITPVFAAVPGVSEEMPSAAKGIVAVSHPLAAEVGKTILAEGGNAVDAAAGIQLALNVVEPMMSGIGGGGFMMIYLKEKNEIKVIDSREMAPQKATPDLFLDENGKPIPWFQRHTSGNAVGVPGTLKGVEYALEQYGTMPLSQVIDPAITYARDGFKVNWSMEQYIAENIEKLQQYGTAAEVFIPDGKPLQEGDLLVQPDLAKTFSLIKEKGSDALYNGEIGEALVAEVQKRGGVMTTDDLQQYQVKEREPVRGMYRGYEVVSMSPPSSGGLTVLQILKLMEGYNVEKMGVNSPEYLHRLIEAMHLAYADRAMYMADEDFYPVPKTGLIDDEYIKQRQELIHPRIANANVQAGDPWKYEPDGENKKKRASVQEENPIGQTTHFSVIDQWGNMVSYTTTIEQVFGTGIMVPGYGFMLNNEMTDFDAEPGGVNQVEPGKRPRSSMSPTMALKDGQPFMAVGSPGGPTIITSVAQTIINVIDHKLPIQKAIETPRIYSSSYPNVRWEAGIEQDVILDLMSRGHVFEEQPQDIGNVQAVLFDYETGKMYGGADNTREGTVLGVDAVSFVQPEPDAPALWNPSELQLKVNGARYPFAEGQLVLQDGTVWAAAAQLELALGIESNRFAKLETTVNGDVFLPVRKVAETLGYKVGWDQADQAVLLEKEQSPVSENEVQKAYQEDVYKITN
- a CDS encoding nitroreductase family protein; the protein is MELWEALKGRRSIGKVKLDVPPRECIEKILEAATWAPSHHQTQPWKFFVLQGRARQRLGEEMARIAMGKIADQETEDVRAKIEKLKSKPLRAPVVIAVAVTPSEQEKVVEIEEIEAVACAVQNMMLAAHELGLGTIWRTGSITYEPDLKPFFGLGERDRLLGFVYVGYPDLPQRESVGRPFTEKTVWYDE